From a single Couchioplanes caeruleus genomic region:
- a CDS encoding TetR/AcrR family transcriptional regulator — protein MGDPEVHVRRLWRHRGAAVPGPRRGPQRQLDLDEILRIAIGIADRDGLAAVTTRSVAALIGKTAMALYPYVGTKEDMLALMQDHASAMPAWDDPEAGLPEALGAWAEALFEVYVAHPWLAERPWSQASQGPNEQDWLERLLRILDRWDVPPQARAVAVTTLYATVRATAGTAAAYAGLDRSGMEEWSARVAATRTVIPDFAERYPLSTSLQPVTPDWRAAPREALRESVRLLTRGLPGA, from the coding sequence ATGGGCGACCCCGAGGTGCACGTCCGCCGGCTCTGGCGGCACCGGGGCGCGGCCGTGCCCGGCCCGCGGCGCGGCCCGCAGCGGCAACTCGACCTCGACGAGATCCTGCGGATCGCCATCGGGATCGCCGACCGGGACGGCCTCGCGGCGGTGACCACCCGCTCGGTCGCGGCGCTGATCGGCAAGACCGCGATGGCGCTCTATCCGTACGTCGGCACGAAAGAGGACATGCTCGCCCTGATGCAGGACCACGCGTCCGCCATGCCGGCCTGGGACGACCCGGAGGCAGGGCTCCCGGAGGCGCTGGGGGCATGGGCGGAGGCGCTCTTCGAGGTGTACGTCGCCCATCCGTGGCTCGCCGAACGGCCGTGGTCGCAGGCGAGTCAGGGCCCCAACGAGCAGGACTGGCTGGAACGGCTGCTGCGGATCCTGGACCGGTGGGACGTGCCACCGCAGGCGCGAGCTGTTGCGGTCACCACGCTTTATGCGACCGTACGGGCGACAGCCGGGACCGCCGCCGCGTACGCCGGACTCGACCGGTCCGGCATGGAGGAGTGGAGCGCCCGGGTGGCGGCCACGCGCACCGTGATCCCGGACTTCGCCGAGCGGTACCCGCTGTCCACCTCGCTCCAGCCGGTGACGCCGGACTGGCGGGCGGCGCCCCGGGAGGCGCTGCGTGAATCGGTGCGGTTGCTGACCCGGGGGCTGCCGGGCGCGTGA
- a CDS encoding DUF1905 domain-containing protein — protein MEVVFEAEPWLWAARKTESWTFVSLPVDASAEIRERAGGLSRGFGSLRVRATIGGSSWRTSIFPDSGRQAYVLPVKRAIRTAESLEVGNVAAVAVEVVDL, from the coding sequence GTGGAAGTGGTTTTCGAGGCGGAGCCGTGGCTCTGGGCGGCTCGCAAGACGGAGAGCTGGACGTTCGTCAGCCTGCCGGTGGACGCCTCCGCGGAGATCCGGGAGCGGGCCGGCGGGCTGAGCCGCGGGTTCGGCTCCCTGCGGGTGCGCGCGACGATCGGCGGGAGTTCGTGGCGCACGTCGATCTTCCCCGACTCGGGGCGTCAGGCCTATGTGCTGCCGGTGAAGCGGGCCATCCGCACGGCGGAGTCCCTCGAGGTGGGGAACGTCGCGGCGGTGGCGGTGGAGGTGGTCGACCTCTGA
- a CDS encoding cellulose binding domain-containing protein has translation MHTSPLRRALTSAALLAAVTAASATPPALAAPTAASAAAASPAAMSRAAASALTSSAAADVTVDVDVRAGLATVPTTAIGVNHAIWDTELGKPAVSDLLKNAGVRMLRYPGGSYADIYHWRDHTAPGGYVAPGTDFDTFMAAARRVGAEPMIIANYGTGTAQEAADWVRYANVTNGYDATYWTIGNENYGNGHYGSAWEADDHADKSPSQYASEVVAYSRAMKAVDPDIKVGAVLTMPGNWPDGIVAAGDDGTWNQTVLRLAGAAIDFVDVHWYPGGGTAAEALSRTEHIGDATRLLREQIDRYAGPGAGRIGISLTETSVGVGPDTQPGALFLADAYSGLLENGVFTVQWWNVHNGIGTVSTVAGQTDYGDFGLLSSGGCLADGSVCEPALNTPFAPYHGLDLVAGFARPGDQLVRAGTGNPLVTAHASRRANGDLAVLLVNKDPDRAHTAALQFHGWTPSDAAPAVSSYLNGGDAVQTGGTGDVSGQVLPAYSLTLMTLHPARTDAAPPQQPGRPVAGAVTDRTATISWPAARAGSRPIAKYEVYRQTAGASEQLGETTGTTFTARNLEPGRRYTVTVVARDTGGTASWSSLPLTFTTAAPAQSACTVRFADTNDWGNGFVGSVDITNNTSAPVAGWTLAFTWPTGWQSVSSGWNATWQQTGTTVRVTSDAAIAANGTTSVGFVGSYSGPNVLPAAFTLNGTVCSTG, from the coding sequence GTGCACACCTCGCCCCTGCGGCGTGCCCTGACGAGCGCCGCCCTGCTCGCCGCGGTCACCGCCGCATCCGCCACCCCACCCGCCCTGGCCGCTCCCACTGCGGCCTCGGCCGCAGCAGCGTCGCCGGCAGCCATGTCTCGTGCGGCCGCCTCCGCGCTGACGAGTTCGGCTGCGGCCGACGTCACCGTCGATGTCGACGTCAGGGCCGGGCTCGCCACCGTCCCGACCACCGCCATCGGCGTCAACCACGCCATCTGGGATACCGAGCTCGGCAAGCCCGCCGTCTCCGACCTGCTCAAGAACGCCGGCGTCCGGATGCTGCGCTACCCCGGCGGCTCGTACGCCGACATCTACCACTGGCGCGACCACACCGCCCCCGGCGGATACGTGGCTCCCGGCACCGACTTCGACACCTTCATGGCCGCCGCCCGGCGCGTCGGCGCCGAGCCGATGATCATCGCCAACTACGGGACCGGGACGGCTCAGGAGGCCGCCGACTGGGTCCGGTACGCCAACGTCACCAACGGGTACGACGCCACGTACTGGACGATCGGCAACGAGAACTACGGCAACGGGCACTACGGCTCCGCGTGGGAGGCCGACGACCACGCCGACAAGAGCCCGTCCCAGTACGCGTCCGAGGTGGTCGCGTACTCGCGGGCGATGAAGGCCGTCGACCCGGACATCAAGGTCGGCGCCGTCCTGACGATGCCGGGCAACTGGCCCGACGGGATCGTGGCCGCCGGCGACGACGGTACGTGGAACCAGACGGTGCTCCGGCTGGCCGGCGCCGCGATCGACTTCGTCGACGTGCACTGGTATCCGGGTGGCGGCACCGCGGCCGAGGCGCTGAGCCGCACCGAACACATCGGCGACGCCACGCGGTTGCTGCGGGAGCAGATCGACCGGTACGCGGGTCCCGGCGCCGGCCGGATCGGGATCAGCCTCACCGAGACCAGCGTCGGGGTGGGGCCGGACACGCAACCGGGCGCCCTGTTCCTGGCCGACGCCTACAGCGGGCTGCTGGAGAACGGCGTGTTCACCGTGCAGTGGTGGAACGTGCACAACGGCATCGGCACCGTCTCCACCGTCGCCGGGCAGACCGATTACGGCGACTTCGGGCTGCTGTCCAGCGGCGGCTGCCTGGCCGACGGGTCGGTGTGCGAGCCGGCCCTGAACACGCCGTTCGCGCCGTACCACGGGCTGGACCTGGTGGCCGGCTTCGCGCGGCCCGGTGACCAGCTCGTCCGGGCCGGGACCGGCAATCCGCTGGTGACCGCGCACGCGTCGCGGCGGGCGAACGGTGATCTCGCCGTGCTGCTGGTCAACAAGGACCCGGACCGGGCGCACACCGCGGCCCTGCAGTTCCACGGGTGGACGCCGTCCGACGCCGCCCCGGCCGTCTCGTCGTACCTCAACGGTGGCGACGCGGTGCAGACCGGTGGCACCGGGGACGTCTCCGGCCAGGTGCTCCCGGCGTACTCGCTGACGCTTATGACCTTGCACCCGGCCCGCACGGACGCCGCGCCGCCGCAGCAGCCGGGCCGACCGGTGGCCGGCGCGGTCACCGACCGCACCGCGACGATCTCGTGGCCGGCCGCCCGGGCCGGCTCCCGCCCGATCGCCAAGTACGAGGTGTACCGGCAGACCGCCGGCGCGAGCGAGCAGCTCGGCGAGACGACCGGCACCACCTTCACCGCCCGCAACCTCGAGCCGGGCCGCCGGTACACCGTCACCGTGGTGGCCCGGGACACGGGCGGCACGGCCTCGTGGTCGTCGCTGCCGCTGACGTTCACGACGGCGGCCCCGGCGCAGTCGGCCTGCACCGTGCGTTTCGCGGACACCAACGACTGGGGCAACGGCTTCGTCGGCTCGGTGGACATCACCAACAACACGTCCGCGCCGGTGGCGGGCTGGACGCTGGCGTTCACCTGGCCGACCGGCTGGCAGAGCGTGAGCAGCGGCTGGAACGCGACCTGGCAGCAGACCGGCACGACCGTCCGGGTGACCAGCGACGCCGCCATCGCCGCCAACGGTACGACCTCGGTCGGCTTCGTCGGCTCCTACAGCGGCCCGAACGTGCTGCCCGCCGCGTTCACGCTGAACGGGACGGTGTGCTCGACCGGCTGA
- a CDS encoding DNA glycosylase AlkZ-like family protein, whose translation MRLAVPAHQLTRRDARRIAVRAQLLHRERPATMPDVVRHLTMLQVDQTAAVAPSADLVLWSRLGTAYDPAELSTALADHTLIELRGRILPREDVALYRAEMAGWATRTGLRPWEEDVREWVDANDDCRRDILRRLEIEGPLPASELPDTCAVRWKSSGWNDDRNVLKLLDFMVQRGEVAGAGRRGRERLWDLASRIYPDETVPEEEALRLRNERRLRALGIARPRGPECPVEPSDVGAAGEPAVVEGVKGVWRVDPAYLDRGFSGRAALLSPLDRLVFDRKRMAELFEFDYTLEMYKPAAQRRWGYYALPILYGDRLVGKLDATADRKAGVFRVDAVHEDAPFGRTTAAAVRREIENLALWLRLDLDLPG comes from the coding sequence GTGCGACTAGCCGTGCCGGCCCACCAGCTCACCCGGCGTGACGCGCGGCGGATCGCCGTACGGGCCCAGCTGCTGCACCGGGAACGGCCGGCCACGATGCCGGACGTCGTACGCCACCTGACGATGCTGCAGGTCGACCAGACCGCCGCGGTCGCACCCAGCGCGGACCTGGTGCTGTGGAGCCGGCTGGGCACGGCGTACGACCCGGCCGAGCTGTCCACGGCGCTCGCGGACCACACCCTCATCGAGCTCCGCGGCCGGATCCTGCCTCGCGAGGACGTGGCGCTCTACCGGGCGGAGATGGCCGGCTGGGCGACCCGCACCGGCCTGCGCCCGTGGGAGGAGGACGTCCGCGAGTGGGTCGACGCCAACGACGACTGCCGCCGCGACATCCTGCGCCGCCTGGAGATCGAGGGGCCGCTGCCGGCGTCGGAGCTGCCCGACACCTGCGCCGTACGGTGGAAGTCGTCCGGCTGGAACGACGACCGCAACGTGCTCAAGCTGCTGGACTTCATGGTGCAGCGCGGCGAGGTCGCCGGGGCGGGGCGGCGCGGCCGGGAACGGCTGTGGGACCTGGCGAGCCGGATCTACCCCGACGAGACGGTGCCGGAAGAGGAGGCGCTGCGCCTGCGCAACGAGCGCCGGCTGCGGGCGCTGGGGATCGCCCGGCCCCGTGGCCCGGAGTGCCCGGTGGAGCCGTCCGACGTGGGCGCGGCGGGCGAGCCGGCGGTGGTCGAGGGCGTGAAGGGCGTCTGGCGGGTCGATCCGGCGTACCTGGACCGGGGCTTCTCCGGACGGGCGGCGCTGCTGTCACCGCTCGACCGCCTGGTCTTCGACCGCAAGCGGATGGCCGAGCTCTTCGAGTTCGACTACACGCTGGAGATGTACAAGCCGGCCGCACAGCGCCGCTGGGGCTACTACGCGCTGCCGATCCTGTACGGGGACCGCCTGGTCGGCAAGCTCGACGCCACGGCGGACCGCAAGGCGGGGGTGTTCCGGGTCGACGCGGTGCACGAGGACGCCCCGTTCGGCAGGACCACGGCGGCCGCCGTACGCCGGGAGATCGAGAACCTGGCGCTCTGGCTGCGCCTCGACCTGGACCTCCCGGGATGA